From the genome of Malus domestica chromosome 04, GDT2T_hap1, one region includes:
- the LOC139194989 gene encoding uncharacterized protein: MVEDVVMPANLIPLNIVDFDVILGTYWLHYNHAKIDCYGKTVAFHHPGLPEVTFVGERSGVRHNVISAVREKRLLSKGCQGYLAHVVLNDVASSTVEDVRVVRHFPDVFLDDLLGLPPDRDVEFTNDLLPDTNPISLTPYKMAPAELRELKVQL; this comes from the coding sequence atggtagaggatgtggttatgccagctaatctcaTCCCGTTaaatattgttgattttgatgtaaTCTTAGGCAcatattggttgcattataatcatgccaagatagattgctaCGGGAAAACAGTTGCTTTCCATCatcctggattacctgaagttacttttgtgggtgaacgTAGTGGGGTGAGGCACAATGTTATTTCTGCTGTAAGAGAAAAAAGGTTGTTATCGAAAGGTTGCCAGGGATATTTAGCTCATGTAGTGCTGAATGATGTTGCTTCTAGTACTGTGGAAGATGTTCGAGTGGTCAGGCATTTTCCTGATGtattccttgatgatttacTTGGATTACCGCCAGACCGAGATGTGGAGTTCACTAATGATTTGCTTCCAGATAcgaatcctatatctttgactccatataaaatggctcctgctgaattgagggaattgaaagtcCAGTTGTAG